The Flavobacterium marginilacus genome window below encodes:
- a CDS encoding cellulase family glycosylhydrolase, whose amino-acid sequence MNNKIKRHGILFFLCFAFLSVMACSSNDTASAATKEETKTLTADVSKIDFEAKENAASVTVTTDAKTWTIASNVSWIQLSKSSGTKGTSLVTITALENTGAAARTATVTISSSESASIQISISQAGGTIVVTGLYPSYNTNPIADDAVGMGSTAAQLAAKMKLGWNIGNTLEATPGSETAWGNPKVTKALIDLVKANGFNAIRIPCSWNQYANSTTAQISATWLARVKEVVQYCVDNDMYVIVNIHWDGGWLEKNCTEDKKEANNAKQKAFWEQIATYLRGFDEHLLFASANEPNVEDATQMAVLKSYHQTFIDAVRSTGGKNAYRNLIIQGPSTDIDKTNKLMTTLPTDKVANRMMAEVHFYPYQFTLMDKDADWGKMFYYWGVGNHSTTDTAHNPTWGEEADVDKFFLSMKTQFVDKGIPVVLGEFGAIRRDLTGDALTLHLKSRAAFFKYVVKQARANGMIPFYWDAGNLGVNTMSLFDRSTNTVYDLQALTGLLDGLK is encoded by the coding sequence TGAATAACAAAATTAAAAGACATGGAATTCTTTTCTTTCTTTGTTTCGCTTTTTTAAGTGTTATGGCCTGCAGTTCCAATGATACTGCTTCTGCAGCAACAAAAGAAGAAACGAAAACACTTACCGCAGATGTTTCTAAGATAGATTTTGAAGCTAAAGAAAATGCTGCGAGTGTAACTGTTACAACAGATGCTAAGACATGGACAATTGCTTCAAATGTCAGTTGGATTCAGTTGAGTAAAAGTTCTGGAACAAAAGGGACCAGTTTAGTAACAATTACAGCGTTAGAAAATACAGGTGCAGCTGCAAGAACTGCTACAGTAACTATAAGTTCTAGTGAATCTGCTTCAATTCAGATTTCAATTTCACAAGCTGGAGGAACTATCGTTGTTACAGGTTTATATCCTAGTTATAATACTAACCCGATTGCTGATGATGCTGTAGGAATGGGAAGTACTGCTGCGCAGCTGGCTGCCAAAATGAAATTAGGCTGGAATATTGGAAATACATTGGAGGCGACACCTGGAAGTGAAACCGCCTGGGGAAATCCAAAAGTTACTAAAGCACTGATTGATCTGGTTAAAGCAAATGGTTTTAATGCTATCAGGATTCCTTGCTCTTGGAATCAGTATGCTAATAGTACAACTGCACAAATCAGTGCAACATGGTTAGCAAGAGTAAAAGAAGTAGTGCAATACTGTGTGGATAATGATATGTATGTTATAGTTAACATTCACTGGGATGGCGGTTGGTTAGAAAAAAATTGTACCGAAGATAAAAAAGAAGCAAATAATGCTAAACAAAAAGCATTTTGGGAACAGATTGCGACCTATTTACGCGGTTTTGATGAGCACTTGCTTTTTGCTAGTGCAAACGAACCTAATGTTGAAGATGCTACCCAGATGGCAGTTTTAAAATCGTATCATCAAACATTTATTGATGCTGTTCGATCTACAGGTGGTAAAAACGCATATCGTAACTTAATCATTCAGGGACCATCAACAGATATCGATAAAACAAATAAATTGATGACAACTTTACCTACGGACAAGGTTGCAAACCGAATGATGGCTGAGGTTCACTTCTACCCTTATCAATTTACTCTTATGGACAAAGACGCTGATTGGGGCAAAATGTTTTATTATTGGGGAGTAGGAAATCATTCCACTACCGATACTGCACACAATCCTACTTGGGGTGAAGAAGCAGATGTAGATAAGTTTTTCCTTTCTATGAAAACACAATTTGTAGACAAAGGAATTCCTGTGGTTTTAGGCGAATTTGGCGCAATAAGACGTGATCTAACAGGAGATGCATTAACATTGCATTTAAAATCAAGAGCGGCCTTTTTTAAATATGTTGTAAAACAGGCAAGAGCCAATGGTATGATACCTTTTTACTGGGATGCTGGAAATTTAGGTGTAAATACTATGTCTTTATTTGACAGAAGCACCAATACGGTTTATGATCTGCAGGCATTAACGGGTTTACTTGATGGATTAAAATAA